The nucleotide window TCTGCAATTTTGGTGTTAATGACCTTGTTGTATTCCTCTCTGACCCGACATTGGTATTTGACGGACAGTACTACTTCCGCAGTACTCTCCCAAAGAGTTCATGtcattttttttttcatcTACAACCAAACGGCGATTTCACCATGCTTCTAACATGTCGCGCTTGAGACCTCATATGCAGATGCGCACATGTTGTTACAGCAGAATTAAGGTTGTGGGGTTCGCCTATACCCGCCCCGTCATAACGTCAACACACCTTTTCCATGTAGAACTTGACGGTTCGTAACGACTGAAGCCGTGTTTAAATGTATTCAAGTATGCAAAGACCTATAGTGATCTGCGAGCAATTGGTAATGTTTGGTACCATTTCGTATAACATAATGATGATCCCACCGTAGGATTAATACCACCAGACTTGAACTCCTGCtaaaaaaggaagaaagggGAAAAAACACAGACGCATCCAGACTTTTAAGCAAATGCGATAAGGTCATCGTCAATAAATTGAGGGCCTTCTTTGACATTTGCCGTGTTCTTCTTATTTGTGTGAACTCTGGAAGTCGTATCTTGACCAAGCTTCCCGTCCATATACGTCCGGTTCTCTTGCAGGCTCTGCACGTAGATGTTAGCATGAGTGCACTGCACCCCAGACGAAAGACTAACCCTGAGATGGAACATCTCATCAGCTGCCCACTTTGAAGACGTGGGAGGGTCATTGGATCTGATGGGCTCCCCAGACGAGTTCTCATCAAAAAGTGCTGGAACTGGCGTGCCTCACACCATTTCTCGAAGTCATCGCGTTTAGCTGCCGCGATGGCAATGAGGGCCTCTTCGGTAACGACCTTGCCGTTTGCCAGGTACTTCATGTCTTGCTTTGATAAAGACATGGTTGTTTGCTTGTGGAGGTGATGTCTTGGGCTGATAGTGGTTGGGTGATGAGGGTGGGATGGTTGTATATAAACGGAATAAGCCCGAGAAGTTGGATTTGGAGAATAATTAGAAGGAAGGGGAAAAGATGGCAAAGAAGGGGACATCAGGgatttatatacttcttaaAAAAGGTTAAAGCAGAAAATGGTATACATCATGGGATTGAGATAGATTAAAGACACTGCAATGGGATGACTCAGAATGTTAAGTATAATGTATTTATCCAATAGAACGGTGCTTAAATAACATCGTGAAGTTATAATTAAGCATTGAACGAGCGATATGAGAGATGAAGCCAAAGTTGAAAAGTTTGAGACTCTATCTGCGCGTTCAGAAATTATTTGTCAACTGGCACGAAGGGGTCACTGGTGGCAGGCAATGAACCCTCCAAAAGGAACCTTATAGAACCTTACCCAACTTAAACTTCTTCAAATCTGGCATCTGATGAGTGAAAACGTCGGAGAATACTTTTGATAGGATGTGAAGAGTTCATCATCGTTTTACGGTACACTCCCGCACGAGAACATTGAGAAGGCAACTGTTGGCCGCCGTGAACTGATGGAGCTGTCAATCGCCACTCCTGATTCCAGCCTTCAAGGCCGACGAGACTGGTACACAGCCATCCTTCGACAGGGCTGTCAATCAGACCTTTGACATTCACTTACCAGAAGCTGCGGTGCCCATTGCACATTGAAGTTCAAAATAGCTCTGCCCACGATCATAAGGAACTTTAACTCTGCAAGTTTGCAAAGCTAACAGCCCAAATACGAATGAGAACGCGAGCAAATAACCAAGGCAAAAGCGCAAATTCAACACAAAACGAAAGGTTCCTTCtagaaagaaagaaaggaaccAGCTTATTTTAAACTGCAAAGTCGTTTCGTTACCCTATCTGGGGTTGAACAAATTACAAGTCTTCAAACTCAGTTAAAGTTTTGCCCCTGAATTTGGTTAGGAGTCATAGTGCCACCCACATGCAGACATTTAAGGTATCTGGAGTAGTTGGCCGAGGCTAGTTGATGTTGGAAAGTGTCAAGATGTCTATCTATTGATTGGCGTTCTGCTTGTAACCTTTTTGACGCCCAGAGTCAAACAGTACAACCCAATGACTCATGGCGAAACTACATGATAAGATTCTTTCGAGAGTCTATAGTGTAATGTTGATGAAAAGACAAAAGCTTGTAGAGCTGACGCTTTGTGACCTGTAGTGGCATGATGTTTCCAGGATCGTCGGTCGCCCAAAAGACAAACTTTAGGAATCTTCTGGAAGGTCAGTAAGGAGATATAAGGCTCACTCCATCACATAAGGTTACTATTACTTATTCACTCAAAATAGTGCCCTTTTCTGCTAGTTTTCGGTATTAGCTCGATGGTGAGGGACCATGAAATGCCATTTTGGCTAGGCTGGACCATCGCTACTGAATACATCTGAAACCCTCTCGCATCCGCCTGTCTCTCAAACTACACTCTATGGGAACCTTCCGGGTTTAATTTCATggataataataaacttCAGTATGATACCTTCCAGAGATGCTCGTGTCACATGTATATCCGTGTTCAGGGAAACAAGTCGTCAACCTCGCAGCATAAAAGCTGATCATAATCAACCACAAAACTGAGAGTTACCGCTGAACATCCTTTATGAAACATATACTCCAACTTCAGTACAGAAAATTGAAACAATGTGACGGAAAGCCGGGGGAGGCAAAGCTTCCTGATACATTTTAACGTATCTTGCCTGCGCACATAAAATATAACAAGTATGTGAAACCTTAGGAGGAAGTATAAGAATTTAcaagatttaatatattgATACAGTCCCTCCTCAATTTTCTCATTTTCTTATAAGTTCTTATTTCATAGATTATTTCCGACGCATTCTTTCCATAGCACGAGTTACATCTTTCTCGATCAAGATCTCGCATTCGACAATACCAGCATACTTGGACAACATGGTATGAGTCCCCCAAGCTCATCAGACATCAAAATCTAATTCTTGAGTTACAGGGTCATATTATAGTAAACGCGGCCATGAATCTCTTCAACGAGAGCGAGTTACGCCGCTTTGCTGACCTCAACCCAAGCGAGCCTTGCCTCGACAGGCTGGATAAGCTGGACTTCAACGAGTTCATCTACCGCTTGCATTACGACCTGTCATTTTATAGGTTCATGTGCTTTGTTGCGAGGGTCCCAACTGGTACTCCAGAAATGGTCGCGTATTGGCTCATGAAGAATTGGTCTACAGAGGCACGTGAGGGGATCTATGGTGTAAGTTTATTTATGGCTTTGTTGAAAGGAGGAAACGAGAATGCTAACCATGTGAAATAGCCACCGAAATTAAACTAGATATACCTTCATGAGAATATCTTAATGGCAGGAGTACACTTCTTTAAGAAACCGGTTTCAAAGACTCCACGTTAGGCCATTTTGACGTAGGCAGCTGCCTCTAACAACAGTAATACATAGAATAACCCTCCAGAGCCCTGATTAGTTAGGCTGAACACACAGAATACCTTCTAGATTATATGAACACCAGACTCTCACCATAGTATCATTTGATCTTCAACAACGCAAAATAGAACGTACGATTCATATATAATGTATCTCACTACCGAGGAGACACGCGAGCTCTCGGTCAACAAGGTGACGGATACCATCCTTCCAAAACTCAAAATCATGAACTGCGAGGACTTCTATGTGTGCATGATAGACACGAACTTCAACAAGTTCGTTCGCAACCCAGGTCGTGGGTCTCAAGGCTGGATTCCCTCCCTATCTCAGGGTAGTCGTAGTCAAGTTCTGGGCACGAAAGGCGTGGCAAGTCAATTACTCCGAGACCAACAACGGGTGCTAACTCTCAATGATTAGATCGTAAGCAAGACTCCATAATCTATACCGCATGCATAAGGTGCTGGGATGCGGCAAGAAGCTGCCGTAATTGGGACGGGAAACCTATCTGCATGCCCATGGTCTTAATCATATCTTCCCACGGATTCGGTATTTAAATCTATAGCTTGCGATACGTTTCATGTCACCAAAGCCAACGTCAAGCACGCGGCGTTTATCCAAATGATTCCTGCTTCTAGCAAGGAACTCTAAATTATGTAGAGATAACTATGTACATGTAGTAATGAAGAATAAAGCACCCAGATCCCATCTAATTACATCCCTTAAACGCACTGGAAGTAGTACTCGTTGTGCTCAACGCACTTGTAGGGCTTCTCGCACTCAGTGGGTCCCTTGTAGTTCTTACCACCACACTGGTAGTAGTGCTTGACAACACCGCCAGAGCCAGTTCCAACGGGGTAAGCGGGGGCAGTGCCTGTGGGGGCGGGAACTTGAGGGGCAGTTGTCTCGGTGTTCCACTTGTAGGTGTAGGCTGAGCTGCTGCGGATGACGGGGACGCGAGTGGTGGGCTCGATGGCAGCGACGGTGGGCTCGAACTcgccatcgtcttcgtcaCAGTCGCCGGAGGGAACGGGGGCTTGAGTAGGAATGGGAGCCTCGGTCTCGGCGCAGTCATCATCGGAGTCATCGTCAACGGGAGCCTTGGTAGGGTAGACCTGGGTTCCGTTGGTGGGGATAGCGTAGGTAGGGAAAGGGGCTTCGGTTTCGGCacagtcatcatcatcatcatcagtctCAGTAGCAAGAGCAGTGCGGGTCTGCTCGGTCTGAGGAGCAGTGGTGTTCATGTAGTTCGTGGTGCCAGGGACAGTGTAGACGggcttggtcttggtctcgagGGTGGTAGCAGGAGCGGTAGTCTCAGCGGGGGCAACAGAGCTGGTGGCAGGGGCTTCAGTGGCAGCGGCGGCGAGAAGGCTGGAAACACTGGTCCAGGCGGGCTTCTTCTCGTAGTCATCGGTGTAGAGAAGAGCCTCGCCGTTACCCTCGAAGACACCGGGGATCCAGCTGTACTTGTCAGTGATACCCCAGACGGTAACACCAACACAGCCCTTGGTGTCGAGACAGGCGCCGACAACATCGGCGTACTCATCACCCTGGGTCTTCAGCTCAGCGGCAGAAGCGGGAACGGACTCGTGGCGAATGTCGAGCTCAGTGATGGCGACCTCAACGTTGAGGTCAGTGAAGCGCTTGAAAGTGGCGGCAAGCTCAGAGCGAGAAGGAGTCTGGCCGACGATCAGATGGCCCTGGAAACCAACACCGTCGATAGGGGCGCCTTCCTTCTGAAGGAGCTTGACAAGCTCGACGGCCTTATCAGTCTTGGCGCCGTTCTGCTCAAGGTTGTAGTCGTTGTAGTAACTAAATGGTCAGATAAATACTTCGTCAATGCGGGTAAAGAACTTACAGCTTGGCAGCAGGATCAGCCTTGCGAGCAGCCTTGAAGGAGATGCCAAGGAAGTCAGTTCCCAGAGTGCGGGAAAAGACACTGTCTCGCCACTCAGCGTTGTCATCGATGGCCTCGTTGACCACATCCCAAGCGTAGCAGTCACCCTTGTAGTGCTCAACAACGTTGGCGATGTGAGCCTCGATGACCTCAGTAAGCTCCTCGGCAGAGAAAGCACCAGAAGAAACTATATCCATTAGCATAGCACCCCAGCCCAAACATGCAGTATAACTCACCCCAGGTGGGGAGCTGGCTGTGCCAAGTCAAAGCGTGACATCTCAAAATCTGCCCATTCTTCTTTGCAAGATCGGGAACAACATCAGCGGTCGTATAAACAAAATCACCCTGCTTAGGCTCAACAGTCTCCCACTTCTGTCCGTTCTCGGGAACAAGCTGTCCAAACTCCTCAACGTCATCAGCCAGCTTGCTGTAGGGCGCATCGCTGAGATATCCGTTATCGACAGCTGAGCCGAAGTACTTGAGTCCAGCGGCCTGCGCCAGGCTGTGAAGCTGGGCCGAGACGGGGCTCGAGGCCAAAAGTCCAAGGAGTGTAGTCTTGTGCATTTTTGTGAAAAAAGAGTGTGTAGTAGGTTTAAGAAGGCAAACAAATGAGTGTATTTTGCGTTTTTGAGCTACtgaaagaagggaaaaaagaaggaaggaaTGTTAATAAACGACTCGCGTTTGTtaataaagaagaagcaaatatAGATGCGGGACCCGAGATCATGATATATATCCATTCGTTAGCTTAGCCATACCACCAGCTTAGCCGCCGCAACATCATTAAAGCCCATGTAGATCGTCCCATCTGTATACGAAAGCCTTGTGTCCTTTAACCTTACGGTAAAATATCTTCCGTCAGTAATTTGTGGTGTAAGTCCCCTGCTATGTCCCGCTTCGTCTCAGGTCTGTGACAGGGATGCATATTTTCTCGGGCCAGGGACCGAAACTGGCAATGGAGATAGCGTATCGTGACGAAGAGATCGACCCAGGTTGTGCTGATTACCCGGGTAAATTGGCATTGGATGTTCGGCAATGTCAAAATTGTTGGTTCCTGTCATATTGCCCTGTTGTTGGCCAATTATCCATGAAGGGATCCAGGAACAGATTGTTAGTTCAGGAACCGGGCGGATAAATCTGAGCATGGCGGTTAAATATGCAGATGATCACCAACACTTAGAGAAGAACAACCTTCTCCATTGGATCATATTGTTAGTTTTCTAAGGTCTCTTGGCTTTTGATATAAAAAATTAGAGTCAACAGAAAGATCATGATTCTTGTGTTGTACCACGATCTGCCGACAAGATAAGATGATCCACCCCCCTTTCATGTTTCAGATACCCGGCGCTAGGAACCGTTGGTAATAGCTTGTTTTTCGTCTCATCTCAACGTGATGATGGGGTTATCGGTGGGGTTTTCAATGGCACGTCTGTGATTTCGCTTAATCTGCTTGGCTATTACAGCACGGCTGGGGAGTAAATCTGTCAAGTATCATATCATCAACTCCGGCTAAATCTCACCGAGCTGATCTGTCTACACGATCAGGTCTTCTATAGTACCCAATTCGCACAAGTGGCTTCTTCAAGTGGGCATTTAAAAACTGCTAGTCTGCCCTGCCAAGAGCTGTTGTAATATCTCTAATCTCAAGTTCTTCCAGAGTTTTGTTCCACAGCGTCTCCATAATCTTCTGTCCTGACTCGGTGTACATAAGCACAGGATACCTGGTCTTGTTAGCAATCTTATAATCAGCATCGCCCAGCTTGCGGGCGAATTTCCCAGTCCCCATACAGTTCGACCCTTGGCTCTCCTTCCCAAGGACCAGTGCAGGATGAAGAAACTGTCTCGTTCCATTCACAATATTACTTACTAGCAAGATACCAGAAGTGTCGAAACCATTGTTAATAGGCCTTATAGTTCTCGTACGAGGCTCGTTCGACTCACAACACGGAGGCGGATAATCTCGACAGTGCCATCGTGCACGCTGATAAGCTCTGAGAGCTTTGAAAGGAACACAACTAAGAGCCTAATCGTCAAGTATTGGACTTCTCCATGGAACAATTCTTGGCATCTCGACAGGTTCTATTTAGATTCGCGTTTGAAATATCTGCTCGACGCATCTGGCTTTCATTATGGTGAAATTCAAACGCTCAAGCGTACAGCAGCTCATGGCGAACTCATGGCCATTTTGCTGAGATCAAACCATTTAAACCACCGTAACGCAGCTGAGTGCTACTACAGTGAACCAAAAATTATTCTAAACTATTTCGATTGATTAGAGATAAACATTATTCTGAAGTAAATTATTGAACTATACCGTCGTATTAGAAGAATAGTTGCCGAATCTTTGCGGTTGCTTTCACCTACCCTATTGGCCAGCCCCGGTTTAGTCAGCCACCTCAACTTCCCCAGGTGAGATGCGCCGCTTTCATAATGCCTTTCAtcccgtcatcatcatccctcGAAAAGATATACCGTCTCTCATTCCTCTTTAACTCATAATTCCATAGCTATCAATGAAACCCCCAAAAATGATGTCAAAGACCACCTTGCTCGCAGCCAAAGCTCCCTCTAATCCACCATCACCTCAGAACAAGCCGATTATCTCAATGCATCATGGAGAGACAGAATGGACAGCTGTTTATCCCATTATTGAGAGATTGTATATGAAAGATCGGAGAAAACTTCGACACATCATGCAGATCATGGAGGAGAAATATAATTTCAAGGCATCGTGAGATTACCCATCTCCCTGGTTTTGTCATAAGCTCACATGGGACCCAGTGTTCAGATGTATAAGAGACGCTTCACAAAATGGGGGTTTTATAAATCAAAACAAAGAAATGGGAAGACTGCTTGGAAGAAAACGGCCCCAACTCCAAAAAACACACCAGAGACTCAAAAGCGGCCTCACAGCCAGCCGCTTATTCTCTCTCCGAGTCCAAATTCTTTGGAGACGAGTAGTCTTGAATTTCTTACAAGCATACATGACTGGAGCACTTCATTCTATGAATCTCTCCGTACCAAGGGATTACACCTACAAGGTACTCATCCTTCGCAACCGGCTGGTAAAATCAACCGCTACGACCCAGAAGGATTAAGTTTCGCCTTTCGGACCATCGTTGAGCTCATACAACGCGGCAAAGGCATTTTAGCAGGGCGTTTAACCCGCAAAGCCTTTCTAGATATCGAAAATATGCTGCACGCTGAAGCGCCTTTGTTCATCTGGAATGTCTTGGAAATCATGTATCACATGGTCCGTCTTGGTCAGACACAGCTTCTTGGTATGCTCCTAGCGCAGTTAGTCGAACTAGCGAGTAATATCCATGAGATGAAACATCCCGTTATCAAGATGTTGAAAAGTTTGCAGAAAGCGGTGTATCTTTGGGAGAAGCATGCTACACTTGAGAAAATGCGACTTCTTGAACAGGCTTGGGGTCTGAATGCGGATATCATATGCAGGAACTACGACTCAaggctgttggtggtgtaCTATCGCCTAGTCTGGGAATCTTCTTGTATTAAACTTGGCGAGGATCAACTGGACGGTCTTGATAAGTGGTTCTCAGCCGTGAAGAGCAAGATTCCGCACGAGGACTCTTATTTTCAACAAGCTATTCTATTCGCCGATCCTAGCACGACGGAGGAAACAGCACCGCCGAAAGACTACGAGATTACAAAAGCGCTTTGCGTCTCAGCAATACAGCATCGCTGCACAATGACCTTTGGAGAGTCAAACATGGCAAGTCTTGTGCGCTTGGGCTTACTGAAGAGCCGTATTCTTGGCGAGATTGACGAACAGTCAGGCGATAAGATGCCACAGTCCCACACGCGATTCCAAGCAAGGGTTATGGCCTATTTGATGAAGGTACTTATGGACGTTGATAGGGAACTCGGGTTGGATGTCGATGTGGCGGACAGAATGAAAAACAAGATCGCTTTGCGAGAGTTTGGCTACTCGAGTACCTCGCCGCAGGTTATACATGATATGTGGCAGCTAGAAGCCTTTTTGCGAAAAGAGGGATATGTAGCTGAAGCAGCAAAGATAAGGAGGGAGACGTATAAGAGGCTGGAAGAGTATGTAGACCAGGTCCCCGTCGACGAGGTCTAGCAAGCGCATGATTGACAGGCACAGAAGCAATGCAATAGATAGATGCGATGAGATGGTGAGATGATTTACCCAAACGCCACGAGTCTATGCTCTATAAAATGCCTTCCTATGCAACATCAACATGCCTTACAAATACAGTCACCTCATGAATCACGACCCAGTcgctcctcatcatcttgagtTAGTTCATACGCCGGC belongs to Fusarium oxysporum Fo47 chromosome V, complete sequence and includes:
- a CDS encoding glycoside hydrolase superfamily, with product MHKTTLLGLLASSPVSAQLHSLAQAAGLKYFGSAVDNGYLSDAPYSKLADDVEEFGQLVPENGQKWETVEPKQGDFVYTTADVVPDLAKKNGQILRCHALTWHSQLPTWVSSGAFSAEELTEVIEAHIANVVEHYKGDCYAWDVVNEAIDDNAEWRDSVFSRTLGTDFLGISFKAARKADPAAKLYYNDYNLEQNGAKTDKAVELVKLLQKEGAPIDGVGFQGHLIVGQTPSRSELAATFKRFTDLNVEVAITELDIRHESVPASAAELKTQGDEYADVVGACLDTKGCVGVTVWGITDKYSWIPGVFEGNGEALLYTDDYEKKPAWTSVSSLLAAAATEAPATSSVAPAETTAPATTLETKTKPVYTVPGTTNYMNTTAPQTEQTRTALATETDDDDDDCAETEAPFPTYAIPTNGTQVYPTKAPVDDDSDDDCAETEAPIPTQAPVPSGDCDEDDGEFEPTVAAIEPTTRVPVIRSSSAYTYKWNTETTAPQVPAPTGTAPAYPVGTGSGGVVKHYYQCGGKNYKGPTECEKPYKCVEHNEYYFQCV
- a CDS encoding Clr5 domain-containing protein codes for the protein MMSKTTLLAAKAPSNPPSPQNKPIISMHHGETEWTAVYPIIERLYMKDRRKLRHIMQIMEEKYNFKASVQMYKRRFTKWGFYKSKQRNGKTAWKKTAPTPKNTPETQKRPHSQPLILSPSPNSLETSSLEFLTSIHDWSTSFYESLRTKGLHLQGTHPSQPAGKINRYDPEGLSFAFRTIVELIQRGKGILAGRLTRKAFLDIENMLHAEAPLFIWNVLEIMYHMVRLGQTQLLGMLLAQLVELASNIHEMKHPVIKMLKSLQKAVYLWEKHATLEKMRLLEQAWGLNADIICRNYDSRLLVVYYRLVWESSCIKLGEDQLDGLDKWFSAVKSKIPHEDSYFQQAILFADPSTTEETAPPKDYEITKALCVSAIQHRCTMTFGESNMASLVRLGLLKSRILGEIDEQSGDKMPQSHTRFQARVMAYLMKVLMDVDRELGLDVDVADRMKNKIALREFGYSSTSPQVIHDMWQLEAFLRKEGYVAEAAKIRRETYKRLEEYVDQVPVDEV